One Candidatus Devosia phytovorans genomic window carries:
- a CDS encoding GGDEF domain-containing protein, translated as MSEQEFKRALGYANSAFDLLKRSGIPPYPQFYELLFTYATGVNPTLNNRINAIFRGGSSPSADLAETLYNEFLKSDVNDRMSVVSERMHARIEAVHDAIDGAMVTANAYSGSLQMASGDLAREITQQDMKDLADRLLSETRQMQATNTSLEEKLTASRDDIASLQRDLDDVRRESMLDPLTKIANRKCFDEGMDSAVTHAATTDEPLCLMIIDIDHFKSFNDSYGHQTGDQVLRLVAMTLKSNIKGKDLAARYGGEEFVAILPSTDLEGAIIVAENIRKAIQAKELLKRSTNEKLGRITASFGIAAYRAGDTSASMIERADLCLYAAKHAGRNKVFSETQLAALQSAVPGISAA; from the coding sequence GTGTCAGAACAGGAATTCAAACGCGCGCTTGGCTATGCCAACTCGGCATTTGACCTTTTGAAGCGCAGTGGAATCCCGCCATATCCCCAGTTCTACGAACTGCTGTTCACCTATGCGACCGGCGTCAACCCGACGCTGAACAACCGCATCAATGCGATTTTCCGTGGCGGCAGCTCGCCCTCTGCCGACCTTGCCGAAACGCTTTACAACGAATTCCTCAAGTCTGACGTCAACGATCGCATGTCGGTGGTGTCCGAGCGCATGCATGCGCGTATCGAGGCCGTGCACGATGCCATTGATGGCGCAATGGTCACGGCCAATGCCTATTCCGGTTCGCTGCAGATGGCGAGCGGCGACCTGGCCCGCGAGATCACCCAGCAGGACATGAAGGACCTGGCTGATCGCCTGCTGTCAGAGACCCGGCAGATGCAGGCGACCAACACATCGCTTGAGGAAAAACTCACCGCCTCGCGCGATGACATTGCTTCCCTGCAGCGCGATCTCGATGACGTGCGCCGCGAATCCATGCTGGACCCGCTGACCAAGATCGCCAACCGGAAGTGCTTTGACGAAGGCATGGACAGCGCCGTCACCCATGCTGCCACCACTGACGAGCCGCTCTGCCTGATGATCATCGACATCGATCACTTCAAGAGCTTCAACGACAGCTATGGTCACCAGACCGGCGACCAGGTGCTGCGTCTGGTGGCGATGACGCTGAAGTCCAACATCAAGGGCAAGGACCTGGCCGCGCGTTACGGTGGTGAGGAATTCGTCGCCATCCTGCCCTCGACCGATCTCGAAGGCGCGATCATCGTCGCGGAAAACATCCGCAAGGCCATCCAGGCCAAGGAATTGCTCAAGCGCTCCACCAACGAAAAACTCGGCCGCATCACCGCGTCCTTCGGCATTGCTGCCTATCGCGCTGGTGACACGTCGGCCTCGATGATCGAACGGGCCGACCTCTGCCTCTATGCCGCCAAGCATGCCGGCCGTAACAAGGTGTTCAGCGAGACCCAGCTGGCGGCCCTGCAGTCGGCCGTGCCGGGCATTTCAGCGGCCTGA
- a CDS encoding DEAD/DEAH box helicase, with translation MTEFSALGLSTKVSDAVAAAGYTSPTEIQAQAIPHVLEKKDVIGIAQTGTGKTASFVLPMIHLLENGRARARMPRTLILEPTRELAAQVSENFEKYGKNHRLSMALIIGGVSFEDQNKKLDRGVDVLIATPGRLLDQFDRGKILLTGVEILVIDEADRMLDMGFIDDIEKIVNRLPPRRQTMLFSATMDGQIEKLTKKFLKDPVHVQVSRAASTADTIDQKLVKVSSKPEEKRASLRDRIRASENLTNAIIFCNRKRDVATLARSLERHGFSAGALHGDMDQKSRMETLDAFKNNRLTLLVASDVAARGLDIPAVSHVFNFDVPVHAEDYVHRIGRTGRAGRSGVAYTFVAPADGKHLDAILKLIQKPIDYLDTGKAAPVVEAQDEAAAERPARPARTRRGGARKRPTAETTAETVTETAEVVTEVADSTPAPQPVQERPKRSRGRTRAEAEASDSAQVGSSPFGNDGPIPAFLLRPTRLSN, from the coding sequence TTGACCGAATTCTCCGCGCTTGGCCTCTCAACCAAAGTTTCTGACGCTGTTGCAGCGGCTGGCTATACGTCGCCAACCGAAATCCAGGCACAGGCCATTCCGCATGTCCTTGAAAAGAAGGACGTTATCGGCATTGCCCAGACCGGCACCGGCAAGACGGCCAGCTTCGTTCTGCCGATGATCCATCTGCTGGAAAACGGCCGCGCTCGTGCCCGCATGCCCCGTACACTCATTCTCGAACCCACGCGCGAACTCGCGGCGCAGGTCTCCGAGAACTTTGAAAAATACGGCAAGAACCATCGCCTCAGCATGGCGCTGATCATCGGCGGCGTCAGCTTCGAGGACCAGAACAAGAAGCTCGACCGTGGCGTCGACGTCCTGATTGCCACGCCCGGCCGCCTGCTCGACCAGTTCGATCGCGGCAAGATCCTGCTGACCGGCGTTGAAATCCTCGTCATCGACGAAGCCGACCGCATGCTCGACATGGGCTTCATCGACGACATCGAAAAGATCGTCAATCGCCTGCCGCCGCGCCGCCAGACCATGTTGTTTTCGGCGACGATGGATGGGCAGATCGAGAAGCTGACCAAGAAGTTCCTCAAGGATCCGGTGCATGTGCAGGTTTCCCGCGCCGCATCGACCGCCGATACCATCGACCAGAAGCTGGTGAAGGTCTCGTCCAAGCCCGAGGAAAAGCGCGCTTCGCTGCGTGATCGGATCCGCGCCTCCGAGAACCTGACCAATGCGATCATCTTCTGCAATCGCAAGCGCGACGTGGCGACCCTTGCCCGCTCGCTGGAGCGTCACGGCTTCTCGGCCGGCGCGCTGCATGGCGACATGGACCAGAAAAGCCGCATGGAGACTCTGGACGCCTTCAAGAACAACCGGCTGACCCTTCTGGTCGCCAGTGACGTGGCCGCCCGCGGCCTCGACATCCCGGCGGTGAGCCATGTGTTCAACTTTGACGTGCCCGTGCATGCCGAAGACTATGTGCACCGCATCGGGCGTACCGGCCGCGCCGGCCGCTCGGGCGTCGCCTATACATTCGTGGCGCCTGCCGATGGCAAGCATCTCGACGCTATCCTCAAGCTGATCCAGAAGCCGATCGACTATCTGGACACCGGCAAGGCGGCGCCTGTCGTCGAAGCCCAGGACGAAGCGGCAGCCGAGCGGCCTGCTCGCCCGGCGCGTACGCGTCGTGGCGGCGCCCGCAAGCGCCCGACTGCCGAAACGACTGCAGAGACGGTAACAGAAACAGCCGAGGTTGTGACCGAAGTTGCCGACAGCACTCCTGCACCGCAGCCGGTGCAGGAGCGTCCAAAACGCAGTCGGGGCAGAACCCGTGCTGAGGCCGAGGCTAGTGATTCGGCCCAGGTCGGGTCATCACCATTTGGCAATGACGGTCCCATTCCAGCATTTTTGCTGCGCCCTACGCGGCTTAGCAACTAG
- the parE gene encoding DNA topoisomerase IV subunit B: MSNAEDLFGGSEPQPVAPEPVKPATKAAAAPGSYSAADIEVLEGLEPVRRRPGMYIGGTDSNALHHLFAEVIDNSMDEAIAGHATRIEVHLGEDGFLTVVDNGRGIPVENHPKFPGRSTLEIVHTVLHAGGKFDSKAYETSGGLHGVGVSVVNALSDSMIVEVAREQQLHRLSFSRGKPLGDIEPLGRVQNRRGTTTRFHPDPQIFGEHAHFSAARLYRMTRAKAYLFAGVELRWSCDESLATEDAPAKAVFHYPNGLKDFMSARIEGETRIVDEVFSGTHGKPGSHGGVEWAIAWTLGDGGVSSYCNTVPTPDGGTHESGMRTALLRGLKNYAELTKNKNGAQLTAEDVFAHCSAMLSVFVREPEFVGQTKDKLASGEATRIVDNALRDAFDHWLAASPNQAGKLLDWAVERAEERLRRRKEKEIDRASATRKLRLPGKLADCSQTAAQGAELFIVEGDSAGGSAKQARDRKSQAVLPLRGKILNVAGASREKMAGSQLIADLIQALGCGTRDRYSEDDLRYDKIIIMTDADVDGAHIATLLITFFFQEMPRLIDGGHLYLALPPLFRITQGSKTLYARDDAHKEELLATEFTGKGKVDMTRFKGLGEMPFSHLRETTMSPKSRTLLQVKVRDDLEATRISVDRLMGTKPEARFDFIQENAAFVTDLDV, encoded by the coding sequence ATGTCCAACGCAGAAGACCTTTTCGGCGGCTCCGAGCCCCAGCCTGTAGCTCCTGAGCCGGTAAAGCCGGCCACCAAGGCCGCTGCCGCGCCGGGATCCTACTCGGCCGCAGATATCGAGGTGCTGGAAGGGCTCGAGCCCGTCCGGCGGCGTCCGGGCATGTATATCGGCGGCACCGATTCCAATGCCCTGCATCACCTCTTTGCCGAAGTCATCGACAATTCCATGGACGAGGCCATCGCCGGTCACGCCACGCGTATCGAGGTGCATCTTGGCGAAGACGGCTTCCTGACCGTCGTCGACAACGGCCGCGGCATTCCCGTCGAAAATCACCCCAAATTCCCCGGCCGCTCGACGCTGGAAATCGTCCACACCGTGTTGCACGCCGGCGGCAAGTTTGACTCCAAGGCCTATGAAACCTCCGGCGGCCTGCATGGCGTGGGTGTTTCGGTGGTCAATGCTTTGTCCGACAGCATGATCGTGGAAGTGGCGCGTGAGCAGCAATTGCACCGGCTGTCCTTTTCCCGCGGCAAGCCACTGGGCGATATCGAGCCGCTCGGCCGCGTACAGAACCGGCGCGGCACCACCACCCGCTTCCACCCCGATCCGCAGATCTTCGGCGAGCACGCGCATTTCTCGGCCGCGCGCCTCTATCGCATGACGCGCGCCAAGGCCTACCTGTTCGCCGGCGTCGAACTGCGCTGGAGCTGCGACGAGTCACTGGCCACCGAAGACGCGCCCGCCAAGGCCGTGTTCCACTATCCCAATGGTCTCAAGGACTTCATGTCCGCCCGCATCGAGGGCGAGACGCGCATCGTCGACGAAGTCTTCTCCGGCACCCATGGCAAGCCCGGCTCGCATGGCGGCGTCGAATGGGCCATTGCCTGGACGCTGGGCGACGGCGGGGTTTCGTCCTATTGCAATACCGTGCCGACGCCCGATGGTGGTACCCATGAATCGGGCATGCGCACGGCCCTGCTGCGCGGCCTCAAGAATTACGCCGAACTGACCAAGAACAAGAATGGCGCACAGCTGACGGCGGAAGACGTTTTCGCTCATTGCAGCGCCATGCTCTCGGTTTTCGTGCGCGAACCCGAATTCGTTGGCCAGACCAAGGACAAGCTGGCCTCGGGCGAAGCCACCCGCATCGTCGACAATGCCTTGCGCGATGCCTTCGACCATTGGTTGGCTGCCTCGCCCAACCAGGCGGGAAAGCTGCTCGACTGGGCGGTTGAACGCGCCGAGGAGCGCCTGCGTCGCCGCAAGGAAAAGGAAATCGACCGCGCCAGCGCGACGCGCAAGCTCCGCCTGCCGGGCAAGCTGGCCGACTGCTCGCAGACCGCAGCTCAGGGCGCCGAACTCTTTATCGTCGAAGGCGACTCGGCAGGTGGATCGGCCAAGCAGGCGCGCGACCGCAAGAGCCAAGCCGTGCTGCCGCTGCGCGGCAAGATCCTCAACGTGGCCGGCGCCAGCCGTGAAAAGATGGCTGGCAGCCAGCTGATCGCCGACCTGATCCAGGCTTTGGGCTGTGGCACGCGCGATCGCTACAGCGAGGACGACCTGCGCTACGACAAGATCATCATCATGACCGATGCTGACGTTGACGGCGCCCACATCGCGACCCTGCTGATCACCTTTTTCTTCCAGGAAATGCCGAGGCTGATCGACGGTGGACACCTCTACCTCGCCCTGCCCCCGCTGTTCCGCATCACCCAGGGCAGCAAGACGCTCTATGCCCGCGACGACGCCCACAAGGAAGAGTTGCTGGCCACCGAGTTCACCGGCAAGGGCAAGGTCGACATGACCCGCTTCAAGGGCCTTGGCGAAATGCCCTTCTCGCATCTGCGCGAAACCACCATGTCGCCCAAGTCGCGGACGCTGCTGCAGGTCAAGGTGCGCGACGATCTCGAGGCCACCCGCATCAGCGTCGATCGCCTGATGGGCACCAAGCCGGAAGCCCGTTTTGACTTCATCCAGGAAAACGCGGCCTTCGTCACCGACCTCGACGTCTAG
- a CDS encoding ATP-binding cassette domain-containing protein codes for MGSISLRNAGLVATDTLFSNLNMVIGDGDRVGLVAGNGRGKTTLLRAMAGQGELTSGEITRSRGLTVGYVEQDMPAASMGLTLHDAVLEALSPIDRDSDSWRVDVVLDEFETPVAMRNRRLTELSGGWQRIALIARCWVLQPDALLLDEPTNHLDLGKLFQLENWINQAARSIPVVIASHDRQFLDATTNRTLFLRPDASHYFPLPYSKARIALAEIDEAAEAKRERDLKEVSRLRKQAAKLTNIGINSGSDLLVVKSKYLRERAARIETAVQSLHKERSGDIRLGNSGAQARVMLAMDNVEVASPVGDKLFRIEKLHVFQGDRLVILGRNGTGKSQFIGLVHRAMLGTEVAGMRVSPQVVPGYVDQAMSFLPPRESPLGYITSRFNEGDQRSKSLLAGAGFALEKQDRPISELSFGQRARLGLLAIRLQQPNFYLLDEPTNHVDIPGQERLEHEILNHGATSILVSHDRSFVRGLGSRFFVIENRKLKEVESPEPHFAAMAAEQS; via the coding sequence ATGGGTTCCATCAGCCTCCGCAATGCCGGCCTCGTGGCCACTGACACGCTCTTTTCCAACCTCAACATGGTCATCGGCGATGGCGATCGCGTCGGCCTTGTCGCCGGCAATGGCCGGGGCAAGACGACCTTGCTGCGCGCCATGGCCGGGCAGGGGGAGCTGACCTCCGGGGAGATCACCCGTTCGCGCGGCCTGACCGTCGGCTATGTCGAGCAGGACATGCCCGCTGCCAGCATGGGCCTGACGCTCCATGACGCCGTGCTCGAAGCCCTGTCGCCCATAGATCGGGACAGCGACAGCTGGCGTGTCGACGTGGTGCTCGACGAGTTCGAAACGCCCGTTGCCATGCGTAACCGAAGGCTGACCGAACTGTCGGGAGGCTGGCAGCGCATCGCGCTGATTGCCCGTTGCTGGGTGTTGCAGCCCGATGCGCTGCTGCTCGACGAGCCCACCAATCATCTGGACCTCGGCAAGTTGTTCCAGCTGGAAAACTGGATCAACCAGGCGGCGCGATCCATTCCCGTGGTCATCGCCAGTCATGACCGTCAGTTCCTTGATGCGACGACCAATCGGACGCTGTTTCTGAGGCCTGACGCCAGTCATTATTTTCCGTTGCCCTATAGCAAGGCGCGCATCGCCCTGGCCGAGATCGACGAGGCGGCTGAGGCCAAGCGCGAACGCGACCTCAAAGAGGTCAGCCGGCTCCGCAAGCAGGCGGCAAAGCTCACCAATATCGGCATCAACTCGGGCAGCGACCTGCTCGTCGTCAAATCGAAATACCTGCGTGAGCGCGCCGCCAGGATCGAGACGGCCGTGCAGTCGCTGCACAAGGAGCGCAGTGGCGACATCAGGCTGGGCAACAGCGGCGCGCAAGCGCGCGTCATGTTGGCGATGGACAATGTCGAGGTTGCCAGTCCTGTTGGCGACAAGCTGTTCCGTATCGAGAAGCTGCATGTCTTCCAGGGCGACCGTTTGGTCATTCTTGGCCGCAACGGCACGGGCAAGTCACAGTTCATCGGTCTCGTGCATCGCGCCATGCTGGGGACGGAGGTGGCCGGCATGCGCGTCAGTCCGCAGGTTGTTCCCGGTTACGTGGACCAGGCCATGAGTTTCCTGCCGCCCAGGGAATCGCCGCTCGGCTATATCACCAGCCGTTTCAACGAAGGCGACCAGCGATCCAAGAGCCTGCTGGCCGGCGCCGGTTTTGCGCTAGAAAAGCAGGACCGTCCGATCAGCGAGCTGTCCTTCGGGCAGCGGGCGCGGCTGGGTCTTTTGGCCATTCGCCTGCAGCAGCCCAATTTCTACCTGCTGGACGAGCCGACCAATCACGTCGACATCCCTGGGCAGGAGCGGTTGGAGCACGAGATCCTCAATCACGGCGCGACGTCAATCCTTGTCAGCCACGATCGCAGCTTCGTCCGCGGGCTGGGCAGCCGATTCTTCGTGATTGAAAACCGGAAACTCAAGGAAGTTGAAAGCCCTGAGCCGCATTTCGCTGCCATGGCGGCGGAACAGTCCTGA
- a CDS encoding PilZ domain-containing protein — protein MQVNQTIVAAPKPAPQDNVRYVGAINGSYALSDRRDEATEAIPVYACRLASISPEQAVLIAPVIARTNETVVAHFKDFGILRSQVSRELATGFVLDIQLDDEGRKKLAAKIRWRKQHATSQAADKRDFPRIMPKDPRSVLTMADGKLHPCFVIDVSQSGVAVSAAILPAKDTPLAVGSMIGRVVRKLDIGFAVEFTQIHPLDELERRLQTPPSWSA, from the coding sequence TTGCAAGTTAATCAAACAATAGTGGCGGCGCCCAAGCCTGCGCCGCAGGATAATGTTCGATATGTTGGCGCCATCAACGGGTCATATGCTCTTTCAGATCGCCGTGACGAGGCGACCGAAGCCATTCCAGTCTATGCCTGCCGGCTAGCTTCCATTTCTCCGGAACAGGCGGTTCTCATTGCCCCGGTAATCGCCAGGACAAACGAGACGGTGGTCGCCCATTTCAAGGATTTCGGCATTCTGCGCAGCCAGGTGTCGCGCGAGCTGGCGACTGGCTTCGTGCTGGATATTCAGCTCGACGATGAGGGGCGCAAAAAGCTGGCCGCAAAAATCCGCTGGCGCAAGCAGCATGCCACCAGCCAGGCCGCCGACAAGCGCGACTTTCCGCGCATCATGCCCAAGGATCCGCGCAGCGTGCTGACGATGGCCGACGGCAAGCTGCATCCGTGCTTTGTCATCGACGTCTCCCAGTCGGGCGTTGCCGTATCGGCGGCTATCCTGCCGGCCAAAGACACCCCGCTGGCCGTCGGCAGTATGATCGGTCGCGTGGTGCGCAAGCTCGACATCGGCTTTGCCGTGGAATTTACGCAGATCCATCCGCTAGATGAACTTGAACGGCGCTTGCAGACGCCCCCGTCCTGGTCTGCATAG
- a CDS encoding PilZ domain-containing protein: protein MLGSEAYGAQAQPSITVQHDVRYICAVPGRYGLSRHKSDPQGKIAIYACRLRSISTRNAVMTGPVTGKRGDMVVAHFDQFGIMRGQISRLLPSGFTLDLRLDDIERDKLGAKISWHKRHALGALPERRAHKRMIPREPRTVITLADGRQVPCFVIDISQSGVAVSAEVWPEIGTPMAVGKLVGRVVRYLEVGFALQFLAVQDPDKLESLMAPPVRQ from the coding sequence ATGCTTGGATCGGAAGCCTATGGCGCGCAGGCGCAACCGTCGATTACTGTCCAGCACGATGTGCGGTATATCTGCGCCGTGCCCGGCCGCTATGGCCTGTCGCGTCACAAGTCCGACCCGCAGGGCAAGATAGCCATCTATGCCTGTCGACTGCGCTCGATTTCCACGCGTAACGCCGTCATGACCGGTCCGGTCACTGGCAAGCGCGGCGACATGGTCGTGGCGCATTTCGATCAGTTCGGCATCATGCGGGGCCAGATTTCCCGCCTCTTGCCTTCCGGCTTCACGCTGGACCTGCGGCTCGATGACATCGAACGCGACAAGCTCGGTGCTAAAATCTCCTGGCACAAGAGACACGCGCTGGGGGCGTTGCCGGAGCGGCGGGCACACAAGCGGATGATCCCGCGCGAACCGCGCACCGTCATCACGCTGGCCGATGGCAGGCAAGTCCCGTGCTTCGTCATCGATATATCGCAGTCCGGTGTCGCAGTCTCGGCAGAGGTCTGGCCCGAAATCGGCACGCCGATGGCCGTCGGCAAACTGGTTGGCCGGGTCGTGCGTTATCTCGAGGTCGGCTTTGCGCTGCAGTTTTTGGCAGTCCAGGACCCGGACAAGCTCGAATCACTGATGGCGCCACCTGTCCGGCAATAG
- the glnA gene encoding type I glutamate--ammonia ligase: MTTGADLLKKIKDENIKYLDLRFTDPRGKLQHVTLDVSIVDEDLFEEGTMFDGSSIGGWKAINESDMVLMPDPNSHYLDPFFGASTLVVNCDILEPLTYQPYSRDPRTTAKKAEAYLKASGIGDTVVFGAEPEFFMFDDVKYSNTPFKVGFEVDHPELPSNNDTAYEAGNNGHHIGLKKGYFPVPPLDSAQDIRGEMLAAMAEMGVVVEKHHHEVASAQHELGIKFAPMIKAADDVQIYKYVIHQVANAYGKTVTFMPKPIFGDNGSGMHCHQSIWKDGKPLFAGDQYAGLSMEALYYIGGIIKHAKAINAFTNPTTNSYKRLVPGFEAPVLLAYSARNRSASCRIPFGQSPKAKRIEIRFPDPLANPYLAFSAMLMAGLDGIKNKIHPGDPMDKDLYELPKQELMQIPHVCGSLREALTALENDHEFLLAGGVFDKDQIDSYIELKMTEVVKFEQTPHPVEYEMYYSA; encoded by the coding sequence ATGACCACCGGAGCTGACCTCCTCAAGAAGATCAAGGACGAGAACATCAAGTATCTCGACCTGCGCTTCACCGACCCGCGCGGCAAGCTGCAGCACGTCACGCTCGACGTTTCCATCGTCGATGAAGACCTGTTTGAAGAAGGCACGATGTTCGACGGCTCCTCGATCGGTGGCTGGAAGGCCATCAACGAGTCCGACATGGTTCTGATGCCCGATCCGAACTCGCACTATCTGGACCCCTTCTTCGGCGCTTCGACCCTTGTCGTGAATTGCGACATTCTCGAGCCCCTGACCTACCAGCCCTATTCGCGCGATCCGCGCACCACGGCCAAGAAGGCTGAAGCCTACCTCAAGGCCTCGGGCATCGGTGACACGGTCGTCTTCGGCGCCGAACCGGAATTCTTCATGTTCGACGACGTGAAGTACTCCAACACCCCGTTCAAGGTTGGCTTCGAAGTCGATCATCCCGAACTGCCGTCCAACAACGACACTGCCTATGAAGCCGGCAACAACGGCCACCATATCGGTCTCAAGAAGGGCTACTTCCCGGTTCCCCCGCTGGACAGCGCGCAGGACATCCGTGGCGAAATGCTTGCTGCCATGGCCGAAATGGGCGTGGTTGTCGAAAAGCACCACCACGAAGTGGCTTCGGCCCAGCACGAACTCGGCATCAAGTTTGCGCCGATGATCAAGGCTGCCGATGACGTGCAGATCTACAAGTATGTCATCCACCAGGTCGCCAATGCCTATGGCAAGACCGTGACCTTCATGCCCAAGCCGATCTTCGGCGACAACGGCTCGGGCATGCACTGCCACCAGTCGATCTGGAAGGACGGCAAGCCGCTGTTCGCTGGCGACCAGTATGCAGGCCTCTCGATGGAAGCGCTGTATTACATCGGCGGCATCATCAAGCATGCCAAGGCCATCAACGCCTTCACCAACCCGACCACCAACAGCTACAAGCGCCTGGTGCCCGGCTTCGAAGCTCCGGTCCTGCTGGCCTACTCGGCCCGTAACCGTTCGGCTTCCTGCCGTATCCCCTTCGGTCAGTCGCCGAAGGCCAAGCGCATCGAGATCCGTTTCCCCGATCCGCTGGCGAACCCCTACCTGGCCTTCTCGGCCATGCTGATGGCCGGCCTCGACGGCATCAAGAACAAGATCCACCCCGGCGACCCGATGGACAAGGATCTCTACGAGCTGCCCAAGCAGGAACTGATGCAGATCCCGCATGTTTGCGGTTCGCTGCGCGAAGCCCTGACGGCCCTCGAAAACGACCACGAATTCCTGCTGGCCGGCGGTGTGTTCGACAAGGACCAGATCGACAGCTACATCGAGTTGAAGATGACGGAAGTCGTCAAGTTCGAGCAGACCCCGCATCCGGTCGAATACGAAATGTACTACTCGGCCTAA
- a CDS encoding P-II family nitrogen regulator: protein MKKIEAIVKPFKLDEVKEALQEVGLQGITVTEAKGFGRQKGHTELYRGAEYVVDFLPKVKVEVVCPDELAEKAIEAIRNAAQTGRIGDGKIFVYSIEQAIRIRTGEFGDDAL, encoded by the coding sequence ATGAAAAAGATCGAGGCTATCGTAAAGCCGTTCAAGCTCGACGAAGTCAAAGAGGCGCTTCAGGAAGTTGGCCTGCAGGGCATCACCGTGACCGAAGCCAAGGGCTTTGGCCGCCAGAAGGGTCACACCGAACTCTATCGCGGCGCCGAATATGTCGTCGACTTCCTCCCCAAGGTTAAGGTGGAAGTCGTGTGCCCTGACGAGCTGGCCGAAAAAGCCATCGAGGCGATCCGCAATGCGGCGCAGACGGGTCGCATCGGCGACGGCAAGATTTTCGTCTATTCCATCGAACAGGCGATCCGTATCCGTACGGGAGAATTCGGCGACGACGCACTCTAG